The Jaculus jaculus isolate mJacJac1 chromosome 1, mJacJac1.mat.Y.cur, whole genome shotgun sequence nucleotide sequence cactaccacataaagccagatacacaaaatggtgaatGTATCTTGAGTTGGTCtgcagtgcaagaggccctggtgtacctattcattcttagtctctctctgtgtctctatctatctatctctctgtctattttcaaataaataaataaaaatactagagaCACAAAGTCCTATTCTTTAAGAAAGAATAGGAAAACCATCAAAAGACAGATACCAGAAACTCATTTCTACAGACTAAAAACCAAAAACTCCCCCATCTACTGAGCAAGCCTCCAGAATCTACTGGAAGGAATTCTAGTCTAGCCTGAACCCCAACTGTCACAGATGAGGCTCCGTGAGTCCCTACCCCTCTGCAGTCAGAAGAACTCAAAGATGCCTCCCACCTCTGTCAGACTCCCAGCCCTCATTAGTCAATCACCTTGGTACATTTTCCAAATGCAGCTCAAGAACCAAGTTAGTTAATTTGAAAATAAGGAGATAATTATCCTGTTGAGCCTGAAAACCAGAGTCTTTGACTATAGGTGGCGAAAGTCAGAGAGAGCCTGCTCCTGCTAGAAGCAGCAGCTGTGAGGCTGAAAACTGCCTGGGGATGGTGTGACAATGAAATGATGCTGCCAAAACCAGGGAGCTTCGCTGGAAGAAAAGCCCAGGCTCTGGGGAGAGCTGTCCTGATTTCAGCCTTCGAGGCCCAGGCAGATGGCCTAGCAAGCCTGAACCTGACCCACGGAATGGAGAGATAACAGATGTTTCTATTTGCAGCTGCGGAATCCGGTCATCAGTTACCGCAGCACTGGAAGATGAATGACATCTCTCTACCACTATCGTTCAGGTACAGGAGTCCCTGGGGCTTCCTCTTCCCAGCTCATCCCAGcggcagcaccccccccccctgcaGGCACCCCTGCACCCACCTGGCCCTGCGCTTGCGCACCCTGCGCTCATGCTCGGCCTCCTCATAGTAGTACTCATTGTGGCTGTTGTCCCGCCGCCGGGCCGCCGCTGCGATCACAGCCCGAGACTGGCCAGTGGAGTTGTTGGTGCTGTTTTCTGCACAGGACCAGGACAGAGGAGATGGTCACCGGAGAGTGAGACCCCTCTTCCCTCTCCAGGAGCTCTGGGGACAGAGCCTGACACATCCAGAGAATGTGTTCCCACCCCCCGCAGCGCCTCCCGGTCCCGGCCCTCCTGGCAACCTCGGGGAGAGACCTCAAGAGTGCAGCCAGGAaggcactgggaaggtggaagtCTTGCACGCACGCCTCCCAGTACAGCTGGTTCTGCAGCTCGGAGGGCCCAGGGGCAGAGACCAGCGCTGGGAGCAGACACCGAGGAACTGGATGGGGACACACCATAAATATAAAGGGACAGCGGGTAAGATCAGCAGCTAAGACCAGCCACCTGAAGTCAGGGGAAATGACAGGACAGAAGGAACCGGGACACGGGCTGGAGAAGAAAAAAGCAAGGGAAGaagggtgagagagagtgagagtggaagGAGCTTGGAGTCCTGCCTGGGAAGAGGTCAGGAGGGGCGGAGGAGCAGGGCCGCTCACCCTCTCCGAGAGAATACACCTTGAAGCCAGACACTTTCTTGGCCAGGACGGACTTGGGCAGGTTGAGGAGGGCGGGGTTGTAGACAGGGAAGTCATGGTAATACTTCTCCAGGATCCATACTGCCACACGCTGGATGCTGTGGGGGAGACGgcaggaggggggaaggagaagggacaGACAAGGGGCGCAGGGGAAGGGACACATCAGGGCAGGTTGGCCGGGCTGGAGAGGACACATGATGGTGACAAGCTACTTCCAGGAAGCCTGGGTCGAACCTGAGGTCTACTTACCAGGCTCCCAACCCTTCTCAGGGCTGGGCCTGCTATGCTGAATCTCAGGGGACAGAAGGCCTCAGCCATGGGCTTTCTTAGCACCCTCGACATTTTCCCAAGATTCTTGATGGGACCCACTGATACTTTGCATGGGGCCTGGGGGAATGAAGGGACACCCCCAGCTTGTGGGGAGCTGACTTCGTATCTTTTCTTCTGGAGGTCCCTTTCTTGGTCAGCCCATCTCAGTGACTCACTCAGGCTCACAAGAAGCTGTGTTGGGCCTCCAACAAAGGGCTAGAAAAACTCGTGGCCCAGGCCTCTCTACCGTTCTTCAATCACTTGGCACTCCCGGCTCGTAGCTCCCAGTGGCATCTTGACCACAACCCCACAACACACGACCTTCCCATCAGACAGCAAACATTACTGAAGACCTACTACATGCAAAGTACTCAATTTCCTCCCAGCCAGCCCCATCCTCCTTCCTGACAAATCTTTTCCCTGTGCCATCCTCCTCCCATACCTGAGATGACCGACATTGTAGAAGCGGCTGGCCCCATCGGTGGAGCGCACGACCTTGAGCGTGAACTGGGGCTGGAGCTGCCGCAACTCCAGCAGGACCACAGCCAGGTAGTGCACGAAGAGCAGGGCGTCCACCAGCGACACGGCGAACTGCACCACGCCCTGGTAGCTGCGCTCACGGGCGTCGAGGATGCGCACACCGTAGAAGAGCCAGTAAGAGACAACGAGCAGGAAGACCAGCACCATGAGCAGCGCGCGCAGCACGAAGACGCGGGGCAGCGAGGCCTTGGGCCGGCGGAAGAACAGAGCCCAGCTGCCCAGCAGCAGAATGAGCAGCTTGAAGGCCACAGAGATGAAGAGGCCCTCGCAGGCCGTCCCACACGGCTCGAGCTCCTCCCGCCACAGCAGTGGGGGCAGCAGCAGGAACGCCAGCGGCGTGAGGAACGACAGCAGTGCCAGCGTGGCCCCCGCGGCCACGCCCAGGTGACGCGAGCAGTCCAGCGGGACACTGTCCTCCATGTCCTTGGCAATGCGCGTGAGGTCATCGTGGGAGATGCTGTGCTCAGAGGTGCCTGTGACTACGGTTGTGGTTTCGCCCCAGTTGTCATCCTGCGGCCAGGCGGCGGATAaaggggaaagaagaagagaagaggaaaggtgaccaagggaaggcagagagaggaggagaatcaACAACCCTGTAATCATCAAAGAACTTCCTGGCCTGTGATGTGTGCGCGagtcttgcctctgcaaatataGACAGCTAAGACCCAAACCCCCAGGGAGCTGCACACTGGTCAGAGAGGAAAAGACCATACGTGAGGTGATGACCCTCAGAAAAGGGAGCAGAGGACAGCTGCCAAGGGAGTTGCGCAGGCAGTGACAAGGACCTGAGGTCAGGCTTGCTTCCAGAGAATGATGGGACCCCAGCTAACCCCTGGCAGTGGGTGACATGATAAAGCTCAACTGAATTAGTGGATGCCAGCCCCAGCTGCACACCGTAGAATTACCTAGGGAGCTTGGAAAATAACCAATTATGCAGAGTGAGATCTGCTTGtcaaccttaaaaataaaaaatgctccCCAGACAATTTTAATGCTCATCCAAAATTGAGAACCTCTAAACTAAATGATCTCTTAGTGCTGCTTCAAAATGTGCTCTGTGGCCCTGCAGTGTAGAAGGCACTTGGGAGCATATTAGAAAGGCAAAATCACAGGCCCGCTGCACATTTTAACAAGATCTCCGTGAACTGGTCAAACATTAAggatttgttgttattgttgctgctgttgttatattcatttatttgtttaagagagagagaaaatgggcacaccagggcctcgtccactgcaaataaactctagacgcatgtgcctcctgatatatctggctttgcatgggtactagggaatcgaacctgggtccttaggctttgaaggcaagcaccttagctgctgagctatctcttcagcccaaacatTAAGGTTTTAAAAGCACTGTCCTAAGTTTCTTccagttttgtgggtttttttttttttttgtttgttttttgttttttgcctctttctgttttgCATTCCATGACTTCAGCAGAAGCCAGAGGGCCTCTTCACTGCTGTGGCCTCCAAGCTGCTCACTCTGCTGCTAGATACCCGGCACATTCATGGCATGGAGTTCATAAACCAAGGCATCCAGAAGATGCACAGAGCTGGGCCTCAAGTGTAGGACTGGAGAGCAGCCTGGCCAGGAAGACGAGGGCAAAGGCCACTTGTACAAGCCACACATCAATGCCAGACTAAGCACTAGGCACCTGACACAGCCacgtgtggcagtgcatgcctataattccagcactcgggagacgaGGCAGGAGAGCCGCAACAACTTCAAGATAAGTCTGGGCTAcgtagcaagactctgtctcagaaagaaagaaagagagagagagagagaaagggaaggaggaagagagagaggaaggaaggaaagaaagaaaggctgaaaacaggaagaaagggaggaagagaaggatgggtagtggtacatacttgtaatctcagGACTTGGAAGGTGACACAGGAGATTCAAGGTCATCTCAACTATGTATGAGTTTGAGGGTAACTtgagctgcatgagaccctgtctccaaataaaCTAATTAACTAATAGCATCTACAGCAGGGTGAGCAACTGCAGGTTTATGATTAAGGGAAAAGAGTGACTATCAAGGCACAGCAGGGGGAACCCAGGGAAGACTCAGAGTCACTGTGGGTATCCACAAAGCCAGCtctgctgag carries:
- the Vangl2 gene encoding vang-like protein 2; protein product: MDTESQYSGYSYKSGHSRSSRKHRDRRDRHRSKSRDGSRGDKSVTIQAPGEPLLDNESTRGDERDDNWGETTTVVTGTSEHSISHDDLTRIAKDMEDSVPLDCSRHLGVAAGATLALLSFLTPLAFLLLPPLLWREELEPCGTACEGLFISVAFKLLILLLGSWALFFRRPKASLPRVFVLRALLMVLVFLLVVSYWLFYGVRILDARERSYQGVVQFAVSLVDALLFVHYLAVVLLELRQLQPQFTLKVVRSTDGASRFYNVGHLSIQRVAVWILEKYYHDFPVYNPALLNLPKSVLAKKVSGFKVYSLGEENSTNNSTGQSRAVIAAAARRRDNSHNEYYYEEAEHERRVRKRRARLVVAVEEAFTHIKRLQEEEQKNPREVMDPREAAQAIFASMARAMQKYLRTTKQQPYHTMESILQHLEFCITHDMTPKAFLERYLAAGPTIQYHKERWLAKQWTLVSEEPVTNGLKDGIVFLLKRQDFSLVVSTKKVPFFKLSEEFVDPKSHKFVMRLQSETSV